Part of the Musa acuminata AAA Group cultivar baxijiao chromosome BXJ2-7, Cavendish_Baxijiao_AAA, whole genome shotgun sequence genome is shown below.
ATTGGTACTCTTATTCTCGTAAATAAAGGGTGGTTCTGAAGAAAGTAGATTGAAGCTTCGTGATGTACTATACTTGTGCATGAAACTGCCAACGGACCATATAAAACGCCGTTGGTGCGCCGAAAGGAATAGAAAGAATGCACAGATATGGACTTCGAGAGGCTTACGAGATCAGATACTGCCGCAGATTCCTCATCTTCTTCTTGCTCTTAAGTTTTCGAAAAGCACATGACTCGATTTGCCGAATCCTCTCCCTGCTGACACCCATCAACTTGCCTATCTCTTGTAGTGTCTTTATCCTCTCATTATCCAGCCCGAATCTCCATCTCAACACCTGCTTCTCTCTAGGATTCAGAGTGTCCAACACCTTATTCAGATCAGCCTTCATGAATTTCTTGATGAGAATCTCCTCTGACGTCTCAGCTTCAGGATCGGCCATGACTTCCTACAAAACAAAGCACAACCAGATCACCAAAATGTAAGGGATAAGATGAAAACAGAAATGGAGAGATGCTATGTTAAGATGAGGACGAACCGAAGGCTTTAAGTTCTGGTTGATTCCAATCTTCTGATCCAGAGATCTTGGAGCCTTTGGGGTAAGCAGTACTGTTTCAACCCTCTTCATAGACAACCCTGTTGCCACTGCAACTTCCACATAATCTGGATGCCTCCCATTCTCACTGTAGAGTTGCTTTTTAGCCTCTCGTACTCGGTAAGTTGCCTCAACCATGTGAAACTGTTAAGAGTTCAGAACATTCATGCATGAAGCTATATTCCTCATTTTTATTTTGTTTAGAAAGGATCTAGAAATTCCATAAAGAGTTAAAACTTTACATTATCATAAAGTAAATCTATATAACATATCAGAATAAGAGTTCCAACAGAATAAACTGAAGACAAGAATAAGATCAAGTGCCTCTACACAATTATTAAGAATGCATAATTTCTATCAATTTGGAATTGGCTATTAAAGATCAAAATGAAAATTAAAGGGAATGAAGAGACCACAAATATCTTCTTAAGCATACCATGAGGCCGAGGGGGAACATATCATTGTGTATACTGCAAACGGAGAGTTGCAAGTTAGAGATATCTTTCTCAGTAGGTCAAATTTGCAATTTGTGTGTGAACTAATCAAGCAAACAAAACATGTATGCTCTTTTTCCAACTTATGAAGTCAAATCAATAACCAATTAGTTACTGAAAATCTAATCTGAATTAACAGTTATTTATTAAGAAATAAATcaaaatcttaatcctaattttgTGTCCAGATGAATATGTTGTTAGCAAAACTTACTGGCAAACGGATTGTCCTAGATTGTTCCGAAAGAGACCTGCGAACAGCTTGTTTGATCCACCAATGAGCGTATGTCGAAAACTTGAACCCCTTTGAAGCGTCAAACTTTTCAGTACCCTTAACTAGGCCTCTATACCCTTCCTGTGTATTGGACTCAAGATCAAGATGCTGAAGATGCACATCATTCTATAATGACAAAGTAGTTCCAGGGCAGCAAGAGCAAGCACCTGAACAAGATCCTGAAGGCTCAACCCTGCATTTTGATAGTTTTTTGCAATGGAAATGACAAGGCGTATGTTGCTCTTAATCATTTTATCCTTGCAAAATGTGCCATCATTTAAGCGTTTCCTCAGTGTCTTCTGATCAATTCCAGCAGCAGTTGCCCATTGAGCAAATGTTGGTTGACCACCATTTCGTCCAACAAGCTCTTCCCGGAGTCTTTCCAGCTTTAACAGGTCCTGCTTACATTTATTGTGGAAGGCAATTGTTAATAGACATAGCACTTTCAGATGGTGTGCGATAGTGCTTTATGTGCAATTCTATTTCATATAAATGCACTCTTAACATCCGTGCAATATTATACAAGAAGTTGTTCCACAGAGACATATATTTAGCTGAAACCCACATACTTTATTctataaaaaagaaaacaacagGGTATTAGTGTCTCCTCAGACTACATAGTCTAGGATGCAAAAAGTTCCATAATTCACATTTCTTAGTCACTTCAAGTAAAAATTGACAGTCTTCACATCTGTGCTGGAGGATGAGTTCAGATCACTACTAGTCACAAGAACAATGCCATAAATGAACATAGATTACAACAAAATTAATATAGATATTAGCATATTAAGGTGTATTATATTAGCAGACATATGCAAAAAGCTCAGGTGCAAACAGCTACGGTGATCAAAAGTGCTTTGTGTGTGAGAAGTAGGTTCAATTAGTAAAAgatctattttaaatttatggGGGGTGCAAAATAGGATGGGAAGACCAACAAATTTTTCCATGGAAGTATGATGTTTTCAAGTGCTTATTGAGAATATACAAGGTACATCAACAACTGCAGATTGACGGGAGGATGACCATTTATTATGTAAGTATTTGCATCTTCATTAACAAGTGGTCATCCCAGTTGTTAGTGAActcccaaagaaaagaaaaaggcttCTTGAGAGCATGCAAAGTAGATCAATAGCTATGAATTGATGGGATAAGGACCATAAAGTATGTAACACTTGTATCTTCATACATAAAGGCTATATCCCGGTTTAGCAAACCAACAAATGAAAAATAAATCAGGGAGGCATATTCAAAATTTTAATGAAGTAATTCATACTTGAATCCCTTTGGACAACTCTAGTTCTTCCATTGCTGAGAGAAGTTTTGATGTGCTTGTTGTTCCTCTCAGGTAACGCAAGGGATCTGAATAATCAACCTCCTGAAAAGAAGAACGCTTTTTCTTTCCAGATGTTCCACGCTTCACATTAATAACACCAGAAGCGTCCTTCTTTGCTGCTCTTGCTCTTTTAGCTCTTCTTTCTGTTTGACGCCCTGATCTCACAGCTATGCCTTTAGAATGGCACATTTCTTTGATTTCAATTTCACTGTGCATTAAGTTGAAAACATCAATCTCAGATGGGTTTTCGGTTGAATTCTCTTGATGAACTTCAGCAATAAGAGAGCTCATGACTTTGACGGATTCTGTTTCAGTGAATCTGACTCTTTCAAGCCTGTGCATGTTAGCTTCTGATGtgaaatgatttaacttatctgaCTCTGTAAATGGATTCTTTCTGATCTTTTGTGCTGCATCTCTAGCAATTTCAACTGCTGCTCTAGCAAGAGCTACTGCctcagcagcagctgctgctatCAATGACTCCTCATCTGTGAGAAGGGTTTCAGGAGTCAAGGTTGCTATGGTACTTGCCTGTGCAGAATTAAGATGAGAAGTGTAGATACGGATGTTAGGATGTGCCAAAATGAGATGATTTAGTTTGTCTATAAAGGAAAATGTTCCTACATACACATTCAGAAAAGAAGATATGCTTTAAATACATTTTTTCATGTGCAAATAAGTACAACTATTGAACTGCTATACAGCATTCTATAAGCTATCTGGATATTCATGTATTCATGCTCCCTCCCTCACTGCCTCTTAAACCATATTGGAATCAGCATTTAAGATAACACAATTATGCATAATAGCATATTCAAAGCAAGGTTCTGAATAGTATActgtaccggtgtaccgatcagTTGTTGGTACGATACGTACCGAGTTGTACCAaatgtaccgacacatggtatacTAAAGTATACCAATGTACCATCCATACCGaacagtacggtacgatattgcaaacCATGATTCAGAGTACGTTACTTTTACTTCCTCATAAAAAACTAAATCAGAAACCAGTATCTTCAGTCAAATATATTAATTCAGTGATAAAGACCCTGTATTCACTGGGAAGTAGAGAAATAATTTGCTATCTGTCCCTAATGTGATTTGTTAGTCCAAATAAATAACTGCA
Proteins encoded:
- the LOC103992066 gene encoding RNA polymerase sigma factor sigB, whose product is MACLAPQFKWPPSSDAHFRPSLNSIHPRARDSVSSRSQCIISPATAVIEIEQIPTLEAHSTDAIRPLKYTAAVGPPKKASTIATLTPETLLTDEESLIAAAAAEAVALARAAVEIARDAAQKIRKNPFTESDKLNHFTSEANMHRLERVRFTETESVKVMSSLIAEVHQENSTENPSEIDVFNLMHSEIEIKEMCHSKGIAVRSGRQTERRAKRARAAKKDASGVINVKRGTSGKKKRSSFQEVDYSDPLRYLRGTTSTSKLLSAMEELELSKGIQDLLKLERLREELVGRNGGQPTFAQWATAAGIDQKTLRKRLNDGTFCKDKMIKSNIRLVISIAKNYQNAGLSLQDLVQEGYRGLVKGTEKFDASKGFKFSTYAHWWIKQAVRRSLSEQSRTIRLPFHMVEATYRVREAKKQLYSENGRHPDYVEVAVATGLSMKRVETVLLTPKAPRSLDQKIGINQNLKPSEVMADPEAETSEEILIKKFMKADLNKVLDTLNPREKQVLRWRFGLDNERIKTLQEIGKLMGVSRERIRQIESCAFRKLKSKKKMRNLRQYLIS